From a region of the Thiorhodovibrio winogradskyi genome:
- the ispE gene encoding 4-(cytidine 5'-diphospho)-2-C-methyl-D-erythritol kinase: MDFAPRQAADGAWLAPAKLNLTLRIVGRRADGYHLLQSVFQFIDRCDRLFFEPRDDGQVRRVQGAKDVPEERDLVVRAARLLQRQTGCQNGVDIRVDKQLPMGGGLGGGSSDAATTLHALNQLWDLELGIDQLAALGLELGADVPVFVRARAAWAEGVGEQLEPVALPEPWYLVLVPPCQVSTAAVFSDPDLTRDSAPITIAGFVGGDDRNDCLPVVLRRYAPVAEAFRWLDARAKARLTGTGCCLFAAFDDQARAEQLRAEAPVAWSAFVAKGCNHSPLMRTP, from the coding sequence ATGGACTTTGCTCCGCGGCAGGCGGCGGATGGCGCCTGGCTGGCGCCCGCCAAACTCAATCTTACCTTGCGCATTGTCGGCCGCCGGGCTGATGGCTACCATCTGCTGCAGAGCGTTTTCCAATTCATCGACCGCTGCGACCGGCTGTTTTTCGAGCCGCGCGATGACGGGCAGGTGCGCAGAGTGCAAGGCGCCAAGGATGTTCCAGAAGAGCGGGATCTGGTCGTGCGTGCCGCGCGCCTGCTGCAGCGACAAACCGGTTGCCAGAATGGCGTGGACATCCGCGTCGACAAGCAATTACCCATGGGTGGCGGCCTGGGCGGCGGCAGCTCGGATGCCGCGACTACCCTGCATGCGCTCAATCAGCTGTGGGATCTGGAGCTCGGCATCGACCAGCTGGCCGCGCTCGGGCTCGAGCTGGGCGCCGATGTGCCGGTGTTCGTGCGCGCCCGAGCCGCCTGGGCCGAGGGCGTTGGTGAACAGCTCGAGCCGGTGGCGCTCCCCGAGCCCTGGTATCTGGTGCTGGTGCCGCCCTGTCAGGTCTCGACCGCCGCGGTTTTTAGCGACCCTGATTTGACAAGAGATTCCGCGCCCATCACAATAGCCGGCTTTGTTGGGGGCGATGACAGGAACGACTGTTTGCCTGTGGTGTTGCGTCGCTATGCGCCTGTCGCCGAAGCCTTTCGCTGGCTAGATGCGCGGGCAAAGGCTCGGCTGACCGGAACCGGGTGCTGTTTGTTCGCGGCCTTTGACGATCAGGCGCGGGCAGAGCAACTCAGGGCCGAGGCGCCAGTTGCTTGGTCGGCTTTTGTCGCCAAGGGCTGTAATCACTCGCCTTTGATGCGGACCCCCTGA
- a CDS encoding tetratricopeptide repeat protein yields MLLLGADASLAGATTTGLARQAKLELTQAAPDSLETARQQQSPSDQSRDDGSSPPAASTAEPAVELLAEFDADLLYDVLVAEVAMQRDRPMDAFPHYLAAARRTSDPMLAELATRAAIAGDDQVLAEEAAAFWVSLAPESLQARQVAAYIVLEGGQVDRAMPYLRAVMEHSAQRRQGYLHSARLVARLEDPLQRLELMRALIDEFGEDPDALLAIAGLAAGADRPEEAREYANRAAAQRPAWNRPRQFLVQLLVSEGRTDAAIVELERYFSQGSNDLELRTLYAQLLIEEGRYEDAREAFATLLEAHPRMPGVLYAAGVLSLQLEDYQGARDYLLRLRDTGEREQDATFMLGQVEEAAGQFERAREWYARVSGVKSMDAQIRLASVEARLGELERARERLQRLRDDAPEQRPALYLIEGEILRELDQAPSAMAVYDAALAQFPDNPDLLYARALLAVKLERVDLLERDLRRVLSEDPNHADALNALGYTLADQTDRLEEAKGYISRALELEPDQPAILDSMGWLLYRMGKPKEAEVYLRKALEQLPDGEIAAHLGEVLWALGRRDEARQVWRQALDEFPDHEYLLRVIERHPVSLAPGDGS; encoded by the coding sequence ATGCTGCTGCTTGGCGCGGATGCCTCGCTCGCCGGGGCGACGACGACAGGGCTTGCGCGACAGGCTAAGCTTGAGCTGACGCAGGCGGCCCCAGACAGCCTTGAGACCGCGCGGCAGCAACAGAGCCCATCTGACCAATCGCGCGACGATGGATCTTCCCCGCCCGCGGCTTCGACTGCCGAGCCAGCTGTCGAGCTTCTCGCCGAATTCGATGCGGATTTGCTCTACGACGTGCTGGTCGCCGAGGTGGCGATGCAACGCGACCGCCCGATGGATGCATTCCCGCACTATCTGGCTGCTGCCCGGCGCACCTCCGATCCGATGCTGGCGGAGCTGGCCACGCGCGCGGCGATCGCGGGTGACGATCAGGTCCTCGCCGAAGAGGCTGCCGCCTTCTGGGTGAGTCTGGCGCCAGAATCCCTCCAGGCGCGTCAGGTAGCCGCCTATATTGTTCTGGAAGGGGGGCAAGTCGATCGGGCCATGCCCTATCTGCGCGCCGTGATGGAGCACTCGGCGCAGCGGCGCCAGGGATATTTGCACAGCGCGCGGCTGGTGGCTCGGTTGGAGGATCCGCTCCAGCGTTTGGAGCTGATGCGGGCGCTGATTGATGAGTTTGGCGAGGATCCCGATGCGCTGCTGGCCATTGCCGGGCTGGCCGCCGGCGCGGATCGGCCGGAGGAGGCGCGCGAGTACGCCAATCGTGCTGCCGCGCAACGCCCGGCCTGGAATCGGCCGCGCCAGTTTTTGGTGCAATTGCTGGTGAGCGAGGGTCGCACCGACGCAGCCATTGTCGAACTTGAGCGCTATTTCTCGCAAGGCTCGAATGATCTGGAGCTGCGCACCCTCTATGCCCAACTGCTGATCGAAGAAGGGCGTTACGAGGATGCCCGCGAGGCCTTTGCCACCCTACTCGAGGCGCATCCACGGATGCCAGGCGTGCTGTACGCAGCCGGCGTGCTTTCGCTGCAGCTTGAGGATTACCAAGGCGCGCGCGACTATCTGCTGCGTCTGCGCGACACGGGCGAGCGCGAGCAGGATGCGACCTTCATGCTCGGGCAGGTGGAGGAGGCGGCCGGACAGTTCGAACGGGCGCGCGAGTGGTACGCCAGGGTCAGCGGCGTCAAGTCAATGGATGCGCAAATCCGCCTGGCTAGCGTCGAGGCGCGGCTTGGGGAGCTTGAGCGCGCGCGCGAGCGCTTGCAGCGGCTGCGCGATGATGCGCCTGAGCAACGCCCGGCGCTCTATTTGATCGAAGGCGAAATATTGCGCGAGCTTGATCAGGCGCCAAGCGCGATGGCGGTCTACGATGCGGCGCTAGCACAGTTTCCGGACAATCCCGATCTGCTCTATGCCCGTGCTTTGCTTGCGGTCAAACTTGAGCGTGTGGATCTGCTTGAGCGGGATTTGCGCCGGGTGCTGAGTGAGGACCCGAATCATGCCGATGCGCTGAACGCACTCGGCTACACCCTGGCGGATCAGACCGACCGCCTGGAGGAAGCCAAGGGTTATATCTCCCGCGCGCTGGAACTCGAACCCGATCAGCCCGCCATTCTCGATAGCATGGGCTGGCTGCTGTATCGCATGGGCAAGCCCAAGGAGGCCGAGGTCTATTTGCGCAAGGCGCTCGAGCAACTCCCCGATGGCGAGATTGCCGCGCATCTTGGTGAGGTGCTCTGGGCGCTCGGCCGGCGTGACGAGGCGCGGCAAGTCTGGCGGCAGGCGCTGGATGAATTCCCGGATCACGAGTATCTATTGCGGGTCATCGAGCGTCATCCAGTCTCCCTGGCGCCGGGAGATGGGTCGTGA
- a CDS encoding SCP-2 sterol transfer family protein: MAQLFSADWMNQLKDAWNAEPEVSQKLAEINFSSTIACGFKDEENPRGVFVVENGICTQAGDWNGQTPDWDMRAEMKDWLKWVEKGIGMMGLGTAYATGKLKFKVGDYGAMIKDPRMAGPFVKSFGLMQQVGADELS; encoded by the coding sequence ATGGCTCAACTCTTTTCCGCCGACTGGATGAATCAGCTGAAAGATGCCTGGAATGCTGAGCCCGAGGTCAGCCAGAAGCTGGCTGAAATCAACTTTAGCTCCACCATCGCTTGTGGCTTTAAGGATGAGGAAAACCCACGGGGGGTTTTTGTGGTAGAAAACGGCATCTGCACCCAAGCCGGTGATTGGAACGGACAAACCCCTGACTGGGATATGCGCGCCGAGATGAAAGACTGGCTGAAATGGGTCGAGAAAGGCATTGGCATGATGGGACTTGGCACGGCCTACGCGACCGGCAAGTTGAAGTTCAAGGTGGGTGATTACGGCGCAATGATCAAAGACCCGCGTATGGCCGGGCCTTTTGTGAAAAGCTTCGGCCTGATGCAGCAGGTCGGCGCCGACGAGCTTAGCTAA
- the prmC gene encoding peptide chain release factor N(5)-glutamine methyltransferase: MAEAPPDPASIATLLRWGQVQLKASADLLNPLDAEQSSLRLEAELLLATAAGLRRTDLIAWPERQISAPERLRYQHFIHRRGQGEPIAYILGEREFRGLPLRVSPATLIPRPETELLVDWALARHPPTTPIRCADLGTGSGAIALAIAMERPHWQILALDYSVAALAMAATNRERLKAAHVQLIQADWLSPIAAQRLDLILANPPYVAARDPHLSRGDLRFEPPGALIAGADGLAAIRRIAAELPSHLTPAGQVALEHGWDQGAAVRALLRQAGLTMIETHRDLAGQERFTSARAH; encoded by the coding sequence ATGGCTGAGGCGCCCCCTGATCCTGCATCCATCGCCACCCTGCTGCGCTGGGGTCAGGTCCAACTCAAGGCCAGTGCGGACCTGCTTAACCCGCTTGATGCCGAGCAAAGCAGCCTGCGCCTAGAAGCCGAACTGCTGCTCGCCACCGCCGCCGGGCTGCGCCGCACCGACCTCATCGCCTGGCCCGAGCGCCAGATCAGCGCACCCGAACGCTTGCGCTACCAGCATTTCATCCATCGCCGCGGCCAAGGCGAACCCATTGCTTACATCCTGGGCGAGCGCGAATTTCGCGGCCTGCCTCTGCGCGTCAGCCCCGCCACCCTGATCCCACGTCCGGAAACCGAGCTCCTGGTCGACTGGGCGCTGGCACGGCACCCGCCAACCACGCCCATCCGCTGCGCCGACCTTGGCACCGGCAGCGGCGCCATCGCCCTGGCCATCGCCATGGAACGCCCGCACTGGCAGATACTGGCCCTGGACTATTCCGTCGCTGCCCTGGCCATGGCCGCCACCAACCGCGAGCGACTCAAAGCCGCGCATGTCCAACTCATCCAGGCCGACTGGCTCAGCCCCATTGCCGCGCAGCGACTGGATCTGATCTTGGCCAACCCGCCCTATGTCGCCGCGCGGGATCCACATCTCAGCCGTGGTGACCTGCGCTTCGAGCCACCTGGGGCTCTCATCGCCGGCGCCGACGGTCTCGCCGCCATCCGCCGCATCGCCGCCGAACTGCCAAGCCATCTGACACCAGCAGGCCAGGTCGCCCTCGAACATGGCTGGGATCAAGGCGCCGCCGTGCGCGCCCTCCTGCGTCAAGCAGGTCTGACAATGATCGAAACCCACCGCGATCTCGCCGGCCAGGAGCGCTTCACCAGTGCCAGAGCGCATTGA
- the fixJ gene encoding response regulator FixJ, with translation MSDEHWVYVVDDDQAMRESLQWLIESDGMRVRTFDSADAFLKACRPDWSGCLLLDVRMPGMSGLELQAYLGRRSIGLPVIIITGHGDVAMAVRAMKAGALDFIEKPFNDDALLGSIRRALENDDRARALRSARVDIQSRIKELTPREREVMDMVTDGQSNRDIATALKVSAKTVEVHRSRVMDKMHAGSLAELVRMVMTVQTT, from the coding sequence ATGAGTGATGAGCACTGGGTGTATGTGGTTGATGACGATCAGGCGATGCGAGAGTCTTTGCAGTGGCTGATCGAGTCCGATGGCATGCGGGTGCGCACCTTCGATTCGGCTGATGCGTTTCTAAAAGCTTGTCGGCCGGACTGGAGCGGCTGCCTGCTGCTTGATGTGCGCATGCCGGGCATGAGCGGACTGGAGCTGCAAGCCTACCTCGGCCGGCGCTCCATTGGTCTGCCGGTGATTATCATCACCGGGCACGGGGATGTCGCCATGGCTGTGCGGGCCATGAAGGCGGGGGCGCTGGATTTTATCGAAAAGCCTTTCAACGACGATGCCTTGCTCGGCAGCATCCGGCGTGCGCTGGAAAACGATGATCGTGCTCGCGCGTTGCGTTCCGCGCGGGTAGATATTCAGTCACGGATCAAGGAGCTGACCCCGCGCGAACGGGAGGTGATGGACATGGTCACCGATGGTCAGTCCAATCGGGATATCGCCACGGCACTGAAGGTGAGTGCCAAGACGGTGGAGGTGCATCGCTCGCGCGTCATGGACAAGATGCATGCGGGGTCTCTCGCCGAGCTGGTGCGCATGGTGATGACTGTTCAGACGACCTGA
- a CDS encoding HesA/MoeB/ThiF family protein: MPSADSQFNADDDLLLRYQRQILLPDFGIDGQEKLARARVLILGLGGLGSPVALYLAAAGVGTLLLADGDLVDLSNLQRQILHDQAHIGQPKVDSAMARLRALNPGTQLVPIREHLNHDSLRALAARADLIVDASDNFPTRFAANRASIAAGVPLVSGAAIRAEGQVSSFSGRPGGPCYQCLYSDTATDHDDGCAANGVLAPLVGIIGSLQACEAIKILSGFGTPLFGRLLLLDARLMHWRELKLSADPHCALCAAAPPPA, from the coding sequence ATGCCCTCGGCCGACAGCCAGTTCAACGCGGATGACGACCTGCTGCTGCGCTATCAGCGCCAGATTCTGTTGCCCGATTTCGGCATCGATGGCCAGGAAAAACTGGCCCGGGCGCGGGTTCTAATCCTTGGGCTTGGCGGTCTGGGATCGCCGGTGGCACTCTATCTGGCCGCCGCCGGCGTTGGCACCCTGCTGCTGGCCGATGGCGACTTGGTTGACCTGAGCAACCTGCAGCGACAGATCCTGCACGATCAGGCGCACATCGGTCAGCCAAAGGTGGATTCCGCCATGGCGCGGCTGCGGGCTCTCAACCCTGGCACCCAACTCGTCCCAATTCGCGAGCATCTGAACCATGACAGCCTGCGCGCGCTGGCCGCGCGAGCCGATCTGATCGTCGACGCCAGCGATAACTTCCCAACCCGCTTTGCCGCCAACCGCGCCAGTATCGCGGCAGGGGTTCCGCTGGTCTCTGGCGCCGCCATTCGTGCCGAGGGTCAGGTCAGCAGCTTTAGCGGCCGCCCCGGCGGCCCCTGCTATCAATGTCTGTATTCAGACACCGCGACCGATCATGACGATGGCTGCGCCGCCAATGGCGTCCTCGCACCCCTGGTCGGCATCATTGGCAGCCTGCAAGCCTGCGAGGCAATCAAAATCCTCAGCGGTTTTGGCACCCCGCTATTCGGGCGTCTGCTGCTGCTCGATGCGCGCCTCATGCACTGGCGCGAACTCAAACTCAGCGCCGATCCCCACTGCGCCCTTTGTGCCGCCGCGCCGCCTCCTGCCTGA
- a CDS encoding HAD-IA family hydrolase produces the protein MGKLQALIFDVDGTLADTERDGHRIAFNAAFSDAGLDWHWSEDCYGDLLQVTGGKERIARYIDRHCPGFVVPDGQTRADFIARLHQAKTGHYVQLLGQGHVPLRCGVLRLLREARAAGIRLAIATTTTPENVTALLDNQCEPGLREWFEVIAAGDVVPRKKPAPDIFMRVLEQLELEPADCAVIEDSDHGAAAALGAGLETLIVTLSHYTRNQDFGRAALVVDQLGEPDAPEEIRGGVLAGALTTAATASVCVDLALIKRLHQMLWKRFD, from the coding sequence ATGGGCAAACTGCAGGCACTGATTTTCGATGTGGATGGAACCCTGGCCGACACCGAGCGCGATGGGCACCGGATCGCGTTCAATGCCGCCTTCTCCGATGCGGGACTCGACTGGCACTGGTCGGAAGACTGCTATGGCGACTTGCTACAGGTGACCGGTGGCAAGGAACGCATCGCGCGCTATATTGACCGCCACTGCCCCGGCTTCGTGGTACCGGATGGGCAGACGCGCGCTGATTTCATTGCCCGCCTGCATCAGGCGAAGACAGGCCATTATGTGCAGCTGCTCGGGCAGGGTCATGTCCCTTTGCGATGCGGCGTCTTGCGTCTGCTGCGCGAGGCGCGCGCGGCTGGCATCCGCCTGGCGATTGCCACGACAACTACACCAGAGAATGTCACCGCTCTGCTCGACAACCAGTGCGAACCCGGTTTGCGCGAGTGGTTTGAGGTCATCGCCGCCGGCGATGTGGTGCCGCGCAAGAAGCCAGCACCGGATATTTTTATGCGGGTTCTGGAACAGTTGGAGCTCGAGCCCGCGGATTGCGCCGTGATCGAGGATTCCGATCACGGTGCCGCTGCGGCCCTGGGCGCGGGTTTGGAGACGCTGATTGTGACTCTCAGCCATTACACCCGAAATCAGGACTTTGGACGGGCCGCCCTGGTGGTCGATCAACTCGGTGAACCGGACGCGCCGGAGGAGATTCGGGGAGGGGTTCTTGCGGGGGCCTTGACGACTGCTGCGACAGCGTCAGTCTGCGTTGATCTTGCGTTGATCAAGCGCTTGCATCAGATGCTGTGGAAGCGTTTTGACTAG
- the prfA gene encoding peptide chain release factor 1 yields the protein MNHSLRGKLERLAERFGEITALLADPATQDDQNQFRDLGREYAQLEPLMDCYQSYRACEDSMTTAEAMLSDPEMAELAREEIASAQAERDALEPELKRLLLPPDPNDQRNVYLEVRAGTGGAEAALFAADLTRMYLRFAEHQGWRSETISASEGELGGYKEIVLRISGKQVYARLKFEAGTHRVQRVPETESQGRVHTSACTVAILPEPETVEETAISSGDLRVDTYRASGAGGQHVNKTDSAVRITHLPSGIVVECQDERSQHKNRARAMSLLQARLLDAAQSAVTAERSASRRLQVGSGDRSERIRTYNFPQNRLTDHRVNLTLYKLDEIMLGNLDQVIEPLRQEDQADQLATLMDG from the coding sequence ATGAATCACTCCCTGCGCGGCAAACTCGAGCGCCTCGCCGAGCGCTTTGGTGAAATCACCGCCCTGCTCGCCGACCCGGCCACGCAGGACGATCAAAACCAGTTCCGCGATCTCGGACGTGAGTACGCCCAGCTCGAGCCGCTGATGGACTGCTACCAGAGCTATCGCGCCTGCGAAGACAGCATGACCACTGCCGAGGCCATGCTCTCGGACCCGGAGATGGCCGAACTCGCGCGCGAGGAGATCGCCAGCGCCCAGGCCGAGCGTGACGCCCTGGAGCCCGAACTCAAGCGCCTGCTGCTGCCGCCCGACCCCAACGACCAGCGCAATGTTTATCTTGAAGTACGCGCCGGCACCGGCGGTGCCGAGGCGGCGCTCTTCGCCGCCGACCTGACCCGCATGTACCTGCGCTTTGCCGAACACCAGGGTTGGCGCAGCGAGACCATCAGCGCCAGCGAGGGCGAACTCGGCGGCTACAAGGAAATTGTCCTGCGTATCAGCGGCAAGCAGGTTTACGCGCGGCTGAAATTCGAGGCTGGCACCCATCGAGTGCAGCGAGTGCCCGAGACTGAGTCCCAGGGCCGGGTTCACACCTCGGCCTGCACCGTCGCCATCCTGCCCGAACCAGAGACCGTCGAGGAAACAGCCATCTCCAGCGGCGACCTGCGCGTCGATACCTACCGCGCATCAGGCGCCGGCGGCCAGCATGTCAACAAGACCGACTCCGCCGTGCGCATCACCCATCTGCCCAGCGGCATTGTGGTGGAATGCCAGGACGAGCGCTCTCAGCACAAGAATCGCGCGCGCGCCATGTCCCTACTGCAAGCCCGGCTGCTCGATGCCGCGCAAAGCGCCGTGACAGCGGAGCGCAGCGCATCGCGGCGCCTGCAAGTGGGCAGTGGAGATCGCTCCGAGCGCATCCGCACCTATAACTTCCCGCAGAACCGCCTGACCGATCATCGCGTCAACCTGACGCTCTACAAGCTCGATGAAATCATGCTGGGGAATCTCGATCAGGTCATCGAGCCCCTGCGCCAGGAGGATCAGGCCGATCAACTCGCGACCCTGATGGATGGCTGA
- the dksA gene encoding RNA polymerase-binding protein DksA: MVDARNEAAKAFGFEPYQAAGDEEYMNQDQEAHFREILLAWKRSLMEEVDRTVHHMQDEATNFPDPNDRATQESEFSLELRTRDRERKLIKKIDEALGRLDDHDYGYCEACGVEIGIRRLEARPTATLCIDCKTLDEIREKQRG; the protein is encoded by the coding sequence ATGGTTGACGCACGCAATGAAGCTGCCAAGGCATTCGGCTTTGAACCCTATCAGGCCGCTGGCGACGAAGAGTACATGAACCAGGATCAGGAGGCGCACTTTCGCGAGATTCTGCTGGCATGGAAACGCAGCCTGATGGAAGAAGTCGACCGCACCGTCCATCACATGCAGGATGAAGCCACCAATTTTCCGGATCCCAACGATCGAGCGACACAAGAATCGGAATTCAGCCTAGAGCTCCGCACCCGCGACCGCGAGCGCAAGCTAATCAAAAAGATCGATGAGGCACTCGGGCGACTCGATGACCACGACTATGGCTACTGCGAAGCGTGCGGCGTGGAAATTGGCATCCGCAGGCTTGAGGCACGTCCGACCGCCACACTCTGCATCGACTGCAAGACGCTCGACGAAATTCGCGAAAAGCAGCGCGGCTGA
- the gluQRS gene encoding tRNA glutamyl-Q(34) synthetase GluQRS, giving the protein MRPGSLDPRSELADAHERCGRTPYRGRFAPSPTGPLHFGSLVAALGSYLDARAAGGDWLVRIEDLDHHREMPGAAAGLLRTLERFGLHWDGAIVYQRQRLSLYQDALADLRRRGRAYPCGCSRKEIAANARSGPEGPVYPGTCRTGPPPGRGARTLRIRAPAGEIAIEDRIQGRVALDVHAELGDFVIHRADGIPAYQLAVVVDDAAQGITQIVRGADLLLSSLRQRILRQALNLPCPSLAHLPIVLDSQGRKLSKSDSARPLDASDPLPSLGRAWGFLGQMPLPRELDRLEDFWSFAIAHWSPARIPTGSAGFTVFSSRGRTLA; this is encoded by the coding sequence GTGCGGCCTGGCTCCCTTGACCCTCGATCCGAGCTCGCCGACGCGCATGAGCGTTGTGGCCGCACCCCCTACCGCGGACGCTTCGCCCCCTCGCCCACCGGGCCGCTGCACTTCGGCTCCCTGGTTGCCGCGCTTGGCAGCTATCTTGACGCACGCGCCGCCGGTGGCGACTGGCTGGTGCGCATCGAGGATCTCGACCACCATCGCGAAATGCCAGGCGCCGCCGCCGGCCTGCTGCGCACCCTGGAGCGGTTTGGCCTGCATTGGGACGGGGCGATAGTCTATCAGCGCCAGCGGCTGAGTCTTTACCAGGACGCCCTGGCGGATCTCAGGCGTCGCGGCCGTGCCTACCCCTGCGGCTGTTCGCGCAAGGAAATAGCCGCCAACGCTCGATCAGGGCCAGAGGGGCCAGTCTATCCCGGCACCTGTCGCACGGGGCCTCCACCCGGTCGTGGGGCGCGCACTCTGCGAATCCGCGCACCTGCTGGCGAGATTGCAATTGAGGATCGTATCCAGGGTCGGGTCGCCCTCGACGTGCATGCCGAATTGGGCGATTTCGTCATCCATCGCGCGGACGGCATTCCCGCCTATCAACTCGCGGTGGTAGTGGATGACGCCGCCCAAGGCATCACCCAGATTGTGCGCGGGGCCGATCTGTTGCTGTCCTCCCTGCGCCAGCGCATCCTGCGGCAAGCGCTCAACCTCCCCTGCCCCAGCCTGGCCCACCTGCCAATCGTGCTTGACAGCCAAGGGCGCAAGCTGTCGAAATCCGACTCGGCCCGACCGCTGGATGCCAGTGATCCGCTACCGAGTCTTGGTCGCGCCTGGGGCTTTCTCGGTCAAATGCCCTTGCCCCGCGAACTCGACCGGCTTGAGGATTTCTGGTCTTTCGCCATCGCGCATTGGTCGCCCGCGCGGATACCCACAGGGTCGGCAGGCTTCACCGTTTTTTCATCAAGAGGGCG
- the hemA gene encoding glutamyl-tRNA reductase, whose product MSLLILGLNHKTAPVDIRERLTFGPDVIVGALRSLTDHPVITEGVILSTCNRTEVYCTLDPQASEAQIRDWLGRFHGVDPQLIASHLYAYKDRDAIQHLLKVASGLDSMVLGEPQILGQVKQAFQTACDSGTAGRLLGRLFQHCFSVAKQVRTDTAIGSSPVSVAFAAVSLARQIFSDLSSQTALLIGAGETIELAARHLHQHGIGRIVVANRTVERAHLVASQFDGYAIALTELVNHLPEADIVVSSTASPLPVLGKGAVERALKIRKHRPMFMVDIAVPRDIEPEVGQLSDVYLYTVDDLQGVVDEGMRSRHQAAAQAMEIIDLHTDEFMAWLRSLDAVTLIQDYRQRAENIRDEMVARAHKQLAAGKSAEDVICQLAHTLTNKILHTPSVRLRRAGREGQSDLLEAANQLFALGQDLGQEMGPDGSEPTAGADSSAFTGTRTPSCPAETLARVAGGMR is encoded by the coding sequence ATGAGTCTGCTCATCCTTGGCCTGAATCACAAAACCGCTCCGGTCGATATCCGCGAGCGCCTGACCTTCGGCCCAGACGTGATCGTCGGCGCCCTGCGCAGCCTGACCGATCACCCTGTCATTACCGAAGGCGTCATTCTTTCGACCTGCAACCGCACCGAGGTCTACTGCACGCTCGACCCCCAGGCGAGCGAGGCGCAGATTCGCGACTGGCTCGGGCGTTTCCATGGGGTCGATCCGCAACTGATCGCCTCCCATCTTTACGCCTACAAAGACCGTGATGCCATTCAGCATCTGCTCAAGGTCGCCAGCGGCCTGGATTCCATGGTGTTGGGTGAACCGCAGATTCTCGGCCAGGTCAAGCAAGCTTTCCAGACCGCCTGCGACAGCGGTACCGCCGGGCGACTGCTCGGGCGATTGTTTCAGCACTGTTTCTCGGTGGCCAAGCAGGTGCGCACCGATACCGCCATCGGCAGCAGCCCGGTGTCGGTGGCCTTCGCCGCCGTCAGTCTGGCGCGGCAGATTTTCAGCGACCTCAGCTCCCAGACCGCGCTGCTGATTGGCGCAGGGGAGACCATCGAACTGGCCGCGCGCCATCTGCATCAGCATGGCATCGGGCGTATCGTGGTGGCCAATCGCACGGTGGAACGCGCCCATCTGGTGGCCTCGCAATTCGACGGCTACGCCATTGCCCTGACCGAACTGGTCAATCATCTGCCCGAGGCCGATATCGTGGTCTCTTCCACCGCCAGCCCACTGCCGGTGCTCGGCAAGGGCGCGGTGGAACGGGCGCTGAAAATCCGCAAACACCGGCCCATGTTCATGGTCGATATCGCCGTGCCGCGCGACATTGAGCCCGAGGTCGGCCAGCTCAGCGATGTCTACCTCTACACCGTCGATGATCTCCAAGGCGTGGTCGACGAGGGCATGCGCTCGCGCCATCAGGCGGCGGCACAGGCGATGGAAATCATTGACCTGCACACCGATGAGTTCATGGCTTGGCTGCGCTCGCTCGACGCCGTGACACTGATTCAGGACTATCGCCAGCGGGCCGAGAACATTCGCGACGAAATGGTCGCGCGCGCGCACAAGCAACTCGCAGCCGGCAAATCGGCCGAGGACGTGATCTGCCAGCTCGCCCACACCCTCACCAATAAAATTTTGCACACCCCCAGCGTGCGCCTGCGTCGCGCCGGACGCGAGGGGCAATCGGATCTCCTGGAGGCCGCCAACCAACTGTTTGCACTTGGGCAGGATCTCGGGCAGGAAATGGGGCCCGATGGCAGCGAGCCCACTGCTGGAGCGGATTCTAGCGCTTTCACTGGCACCAGGACACCAAGCTGCCCGGCCGAGACCCTCGCGCGCGTGGCGGGCGGCATGCGCTGA